ATGATATAGTTGCAGTTGTAAATAGAGTCATGGAAAGTAGATGTATCGAGAATGATTATCTTGTTCATAGCAATTTCGTTCTCATCTACTTATCCTCATTAAACCAGCTGTAATGTTACAATTACACCTCTCGTGTAGCCTCTCGTCCCCGGATATAGCTCTCGCGCTCAGCAGCCCAGTCCGGATCCACCACCGACAGCGCAACTGCTTCTGTGCCAGACACATACACATCGGGGTCAATAGTACGAACCTTGGCATTCTTATGTAGGCGcaagccatcctcctccaccagtcCTTCAGTCTCAAACCTTTCTAACATCTCCGATTCCTCCGGATCCGCGATATCCTTCAATAACTGCCAGAACTGATCATCCGTCGTGCTCCACAGCACCTTCTCGTGAATCCGTTCTTCGTGAACAAGATTCCCAATCAACTGCCCAGTCCCTCTGTACATCTCAACATGTGTCGGGTTAGACCACACCTCCCGATCCGCAACTAGATACGCCCTCGCAAGGTCTAGTGCCGCCTTCTGATCCCCGAGCACAAGCATCCGATTCGGAGAAACTGCATCAGGGAACGCTTTCAAGCTTGCGACGACCCGGTGCGCATCACTCAGCTGGAGTATCCCAAACGCAACCATATCCCGCAGGGCGTAATCCAGTCGGTCTGCGCAGAGATGTGGTGCCGCCATCTCGACAAGCGGGTACTGCTCTTCATCCAAGACAGTCTGCGGAACACCATGTTTGGTCAGGATCTTGGGAATCTGCGTCGTACGAATATACCGTGCTTTATGGACTTCGTGGTAACTCTCCTCGCCCGGTTTTGAAAGCGCCCAGTCGACCACATGGCTGAGCACGGTGTGGCTAATGTCGTGCAAAAGAGCGGTTACCTGTTCTTCGACGCTTCCCCCGGCAATGCGGACGAGCAGGAATGCCCCGACGGAATGCTCGAAGCGCGTGATCTTGACTTGCTTGGGTAGGAGGCCGAGGTGTCCGGTTACACCATGTTGACAGATTCCAATCAGTCGACGGAGATCGGGAGATTGAAGCAGGTCGACCAAGATGGGCTCGGTAATGGAGTGGTCGCCATAGAGAGAGTcgcggatgatgatggtgccgGATGCGGGGGACTCGTGAGTCTGGAAGTGCCCCGCCTTTAGTGCGGGGGCCATTTGTTGTCGGTGCCTCCGCTGATAGTCAAGGGGTTCGATTTGGGTAATGATGCTTCGATAAAGCTATGTAGATGCTGAGCTTGACCTTGTgcttgcgcttgcgcttgtaTTGCTGTCTATTTCTGGGAGGAGAAACCGTTGCAGCGCGTTTGTTTACGGGAAGCTGAGGGGAAACAATGACCGGGAAAAGTACCAGTGAATTTCATCTCTCCCGGTCACATGGCCGGCAGCTGATGATCCCGACTGACttgcttttatttatttcggCGATGGGAAGTTCCATCTTGCTATATCGATCGCTCGTAAGACGCTTCTTCCTGCGTCATGATCATGAGGCATAGAGTCTCGATGCAAGGAAGAGCAACTTATGTCGGCTATGCAATCGTTGAGATCAGGGCAACGTGCAGCTGATCAGCTGATTTAAATCCCTAGTCGTTTACTTTGATTTATTCCCAGTATCATATTTTAATGCTATACTACAGTTCTGAGACTATCTACTGTGGGAAGATACATCATTGTTGATTGTTTCCACAACTCCTTTGCAGTCTGATGAGCACAAATGAGTTgtcagatatataatatctgtgGTAATTATTCACTGTAAGAGGTGTGTTCAAGGACAGAGGCGTGGAAGATTATACTTTTGTTAATACTTCTTCTACCATCAGATAAGACTTTGTTAGTTGTGGATCTCCGATTGCACTCGTGCGTTGAACTTCTTATCGCCACAGGCCATTGATTGCGGCTTGAGGTATATTTCACTGCGCATGTATATCATGTCCAAGGCGCAATAATAGAAGTCGACCAAGATTGGTAAGCTTCTTTTATCCAACATATTGAAGTGTACGtgtcttttcctttttctccgctTTACATTTCCTTCGAAAGACAAAAAATTCGTGGTAGTATTTGGGAAGGAGAACTATGTAGAGTCAGCGCGTTTCACAGAGAACATTGCAGGGATTAAGATGCGCCGAGCCACCCAAAGTTAGCGCAAACAAGAAGATAAGGAGGGCACAGACCACGGCACACCAAAACTCTAATCCTTTGTAAGCGCCATAGGCATGATATAATTGGATGTCCACACTCTGTACACCGTATAATGTGAAATGGAGAAGGTTCCCAGCACTGACTgtgcagcaccagcagcacgaGCGGCCGTGACATGGACAAACCAGGACCATGAGATGGAAATGCAGCCTAAAAGGACTGTGCTAGGATCAATCCTGCGAAAATCCGCGCCATTCAAGCCTCAAAATTCTGCTCTCAGATATAGGACAAGCGCTTGGACGAAACAGCAACGTAAGATGCTTTTTAAGGCCGGGCGCCACCCCTGCGGTGTACAGCAGGATGTAAATACTGTCAACCGTCCCACTCAGCTACTAAAAGGCAATAACAGTTCCTGTCGTTTCTTGTCGCCCTAGAAGCTGACATGTTTGCGACATATGTCATGgcttctattttctttcattGAGCTTCCCGACCAAACTTCCCATTATAGCGACCAGAGGTTTGTTCTCTCGAGGCCTAGGGCGTCGTCCCTGTCAACCACAATTTAGCAGTTTCCACCCATAAGAACTGAACCAAACTGCCGACCTATTTGCCAATTCTGTATGGACAGCCGGATAACTACCATCGTGCACTAAGAGCCAGCGTCTCCAATCGTGCATTATGCGGTGGTGGGACCAATCTTGGTGATAAACAAGCGTTCCCATTCCCAAGTCTGGGCAATCATGGAACGACGCTAGAACTTTGTTCTGCAACAATCAGGATCAGAAAAGTATCTTGTTAGGAACCGGGACCGTGATGTGCCTGTCTTTACAAATGACAGACGGTACCTGGTCCTCTCAGCTATGCAGCAAGCTGGTCGGGCTTTCCCAAGAGGGTAGTACCAGGCTTCAAGTCACATTGGCCAAGGTAGACCAGACGACTCTGATATTTCTGTCTCCGGGCTACTGACACACTCTGATTTTTGAACGAAACTGACTGCATACCTGGATGCCAACTAACGCACAAAGCGTGTCTGTTTCACCATGACATCTTGGAAGACGACATTTGGGGCACTGAACGATTACTTATGGCTACGGCCAATGATCTCACTCCAGAGTTTGCGAATTTTAGCAGCAATGACTTCGCGATATTCGACGGCCGGGAGTGTCACTGTATTGAACAAAGATCGACAGCATATTATAGGTCGATTGATCTGTACAGCGCTTCAGACCCTGAAATATGTACGTGAGGTGGGATCAATCACAATGGGATGTGTGAGATGTGTTCAAATCATCTCGAAAGCAAATGACACCTGCCGAGCGCCAATGGTATTCTTGCGGAGATACGCTAAGCGCCCTGGGTGGGAGTGCTACAGAACCATCCCGGAAATGAAGGAGACCGGACGTTTGAACCCGTTCTCCACCTTTTCAAAGAAGAGCCCAATGATAAAGAATGTCTTTGACAGCTCTCCCATACCATATGACAATGTTTATTATTTGAATGATACAGATTGATGAAAATGATCGCAGGAGAAAGTACTAAGTCAGGTCTGCAGCTTTACCTACAG
The window above is part of the Aspergillus luchuensis IFO 4308 DNA, chromosome 8, nearly complete sequence genome. Proteins encoded here:
- a CDS encoding uncharacterized protein (COG:S;~EggNog:ENOG410PWEN;~InterPro:IPR003607), with amino-acid sequence MAPALKAGHFQTHESPASGTIIIRDSLYGDHSITEPILVDLLQSPDLRRLIGICQHGVTGHLGLLPKQVKITRFEHSVGAFLLVRIAGGSVEEQVTALLHDISHTVLSHVVDWALSKPGEESYHEVHKARYIRTTQIPKILTKHGVPQTVLDEEQYPLVEMAAPHLCADRLDYALRDMVAFGILQLSDAHRVVASLKAFPDAVSPNRMLVLGDQKAALDLARAYLVADREVWSNPTHVEMYRGTGQLIGNLVHEERIHEKVLWSTTDDQFWQLLKDIADPEESEMLERFETEGLVEEDGLRLHKNAKVRTIDPDVYVSGTEAVALSVVDPDWAAERESYIRGREATREV